Proteins encoded within one genomic window of Halocatena marina:
- a CDS encoding pyridoxal phosphate-dependent aminotransferase, translated as MEYERPLFYHVMAYAESAERDIVDMVSGNPDWEPPASLREALTEYAEHDVSEFQYPPSEGLTPLREEIAARRGVETERVIITNGAGEANHLSMACGFATHSGQEVILTDPVYPYYSGRTTLLGGTESLVPVAADGSLDPELVREQASEETALIVVNSPNNPTGAVYDPETMAELVAIAEANDALLVSDEVYDHFDFTGNFESALSIESTHRVVTNSFSKSMAITGFRVGYAVLPERLVDAARTRHMLTNVTGSRPAQYAVYRALRETDRSYYNQNRDRLAERIETFTDALDDAGAEYTRPDGGFYVLARFEGYPGSLENAKRLIDEAGVACMPGEAFGQTREDWLRFALVTPRVEQAASRLAAYF; from the coding sequence ATGGAATACGAGCGGCCACTGTTTTATCACGTGATGGCGTATGCGGAGTCGGCCGAGCGTGATATTGTCGATATGGTGAGTGGTAATCCCGACTGGGAGCCGCCCGCTTCCCTCCGTGAAGCGCTTACTGAGTACGCAGAGCACGACGTTTCCGAGTTCCAGTATCCACCGAGTGAAGGTCTCACTCCACTTCGTGAAGAGATCGCCGCACGCCGTGGCGTCGAGACTGAGCGAGTCATCATCACGAACGGAGCCGGTGAAGCGAATCATCTCTCGATGGCGTGCGGATTTGCCACTCACAGTGGACAAGAGGTTATTCTCACAGATCCCGTCTATCCGTATTATTCGGGTCGAACGACGCTGCTCGGCGGGACGGAATCGCTGGTTCCAGTCGCTGCGGACGGGAGCCTCGATCCAGAACTCGTCCGCGAGCAAGCGAGCGAGGAGACGGCACTCATCGTCGTGAACTCACCGAACAATCCGACGGGAGCGGTCTACGATCCAGAAACGATGGCCGAACTCGTTGCTATTGCCGAGGCGAATGACGCGCTGCTTGTGAGCGATGAGGTGTACGACCACTTCGATTTTACCGGGAATTTCGAGAGCGCGCTCTCGATCGAATCCACTCACCGGGTGGTGACCAACTCTTTCTCGAAGTCGATGGCGATTACTGGCTTTCGCGTCGGCTATGCTGTTCTCCCCGAACGGCTGGTCGATGCGGCGCGTACCCGGCATATGCTCACTAACGTCACTGGGAGCCGACCGGCCCAGTACGCCGTCTACCGGGCGCTCCGTGAAACCGATCGGTCGTACTACAACCAAAACAGGGACCGACTTGCCGAACGAATTGAAACGTTCACCGACGCGCTCGATGACGCAGGAGCCGAGTACACTCGTCCCGACGGAGGCTTCTATGTCCTCGCGCGTTTCGAAGGATATCCCGGATCGCTCGAAAACGCAAAGCGACTGATCGACGAAGCTGGCGTCGCCTGCATGCCCGGCGAGGCGTTCGGACAGACACGCGAGGACTGGCTCCGATTCGCGCTCGTCACACCCCGTGTCGAGCAAGCCGCATCGAGACTCGCGGCGTATTTCTAA
- a CDS encoding CinA family protein, whose amino-acid sequence MTEEFERKQERRDPIEVRVGATLRERDVTVAVAESCTGGLIGSLLTDVAGSSDYFDRSVVTYSYDSKRELLAVSRETLDAHGAVSEPVAREMARAVCDTAGTTWGVATTGVAGPDGGTDETPVGTVYVGISNAAPWGTKASKTTAERYVFEKPETRTEFKDRFARQALSDLLARLQNEQ is encoded by the coding sequence ATGACCGAGGAATTCGAACGGAAGCAAGAACGACGTGATCCAATTGAGGTGCGCGTCGGTGCTACACTCCGTGAGCGTGACGTGACCGTTGCCGTTGCCGAGTCTTGCACCGGTGGTCTCATCGGCTCGCTGCTCACGGATGTAGCAGGTTCGAGTGATTACTTCGATCGGTCGGTCGTGACGTACTCCTACGATTCAAAGCGTGAACTGCTCGCTGTTTCGAGAGAAACGCTCGATGCACACGGCGCAGTGAGCGAACCGGTAGCTCGTGAGATGGCACGCGCGGTCTGTGATACGGCTGGCACGACGTGGGGCGTCGCCACCACTGGCGTCGCCGGACCGGACGGAGGGACTGACGAGACGCCCGTTGGTACCGTATACGTCGGCATCTCGAACGCGGCTCCGTGGGGAACGAAAGCGTCGAAAACGACGGCCGAACGCTACGTCTTCGAGAAGCCGGAAACGCGAACCGAGTTCAAAGATCGATTTGCACGACAGGCGCTGTCTGACCTCCTCGCACGCCTCCAGAACGAGCAGTAG
- a CDS encoding metal-dependent hydrolase: MNKHGHVLNGLLLGIGLGFILAPDGSVETLRMIVAVTVPVSLGALFPDIDTEFGRHRKTLHNLPVLGMFIAFPFVFDNLHYVWIGVLTHYVLDVVGSKRGIALFYPFEQEYGFPTGVATKSQYTSVVTLVITATELIIVFTVVYGAGRYGWTVPAV; this comes from the coding sequence GTGAATAAACACGGACACGTCCTCAACGGTCTTCTCCTCGGCATTGGACTGGGGTTCATTCTCGCACCCGATGGCAGCGTCGAGACACTCCGGATGATCGTTGCAGTAACAGTCCCTGTCTCTCTCGGTGCGCTCTTTCCCGATATCGACACCGAGTTCGGGAGACACCGGAAAACGTTGCACAACCTCCCAGTCCTCGGGATGTTCATCGCGTTCCCGTTCGTATTCGATAATCTACATTATGTGTGGATCGGTGTGCTTACCCACTACGTCCTCGATGTCGTCGGAAGCAAACGCGGAATCGCCCTATTTTATCCATTCGAACAAGAATACGGCTTTCCAACGGGAGTAGCAACGAAGAGCCAATACACCAGCGTCGTCACGCTCGTCATCACAGCTACTGAACTGATCATTGTGTTCACCGTTGTGTACGGAGCAGGACGGTACGGCTGGACGGTCCCGGCAGTATAA
- a CDS encoding PHP-associated domain-containing protein — translation MHVKILDESIVERSKARGLDAIVYAPHFTRFPNIRAKAEAFSDDDLDVYPAREIFTGDWRTRKHVLAIGLTDPIPDFITLSGAMTELQRQGAAVLAPHPEFLTVSLDESDIREYTVHAVETYNPKHRERHNVRAQEIARDTGLPGFTASYAHLRGTIGEAWTTFEAPIDDIEDLVRVLKNRAPRRIFHRSGFEHHVRCATEFAHLGYENTWGKIDRILLSGTEPTHPGHIAYEGRFDDVRVY, via the coding sequence ATGCACGTGAAGATTCTCGACGAGTCGATCGTCGAGCGGTCGAAAGCGCGGGGACTCGACGCCATTGTCTACGCGCCACATTTTACTCGGTTTCCTAACATTCGAGCAAAGGCTGAGGCATTCTCAGACGACGACCTCGATGTCTATCCCGCTCGTGAGATATTTACGGGCGACTGGCGGACGCGAAAGCACGTTCTCGCGATCGGACTCACGGATCCGATTCCCGACTTCATCACACTGTCGGGGGCAATGACAGAACTCCAACGGCAGGGAGCTGCTGTTCTCGCCCCCCATCCCGAGTTTCTCACAGTCAGTCTCGACGAAAGCGATATCCGCGAATACACTGTCCACGCAGTCGAGACGTACAATCCAAAGCACAGAGAGCGCCATAACGTGCGTGCACAGGAAATTGCACGCGATACCGGTCTACCAGGATTCACAGCCTCGTACGCCCACCTTCGAGGAACGATTGGAGAGGCGTGGACGACGTTCGAAGCGCCGATCGACGACATCGAAGACCTTGTGAGAGTACTCAAAAACCGAGCACCGCGACGAATCTTCCATCGGTCGGGATTCGAACATCACGTCCGCTGTGCGACGGAGTTCGCTCATCTGGGCTATGAGAATACGTGGGGAAAGATCGATCGAATCCTCCTCTCAGGGACCGAACCAACCCACCCGGGACACATCGCGTACGAAGGGCGATTCGACGACGTGCGCGTCTATTGA
- a CDS encoding transcription elongation factor Spt5, protein MSIYAVKTTASQERTVADMIMNREESSVHAALAPDSLTSYVMVEADDSSVFDRILDEIPHARGLVQGESSIVEVEHFLSPKPDVEGIAEGDIVELIAGPFKGEKAQVQRIDESKDQVTVELYEATVPIPVTVRGDQIRVLDSEDR, encoded by the coding sequence ATGTCGATTTACGCAGTCAAAACGACCGCAAGTCAGGAGCGGACAGTCGCAGATATGATCATGAACCGCGAGGAATCGTCAGTTCACGCGGCGCTTGCGCCCGACTCCCTCACGAGCTACGTGATGGTCGAAGCCGACGATTCGAGTGTGTTCGACCGCATCCTCGACGAGATACCGCACGCACGCGGTCTCGTTCAAGGTGAATCCTCGATTGTCGAGGTCGAACACTTCCTCTCACCGAAACCAGATGTCGAGGGGATCGCCGAAGGCGATATCGTCGAACTCATCGCTGGTCCGTTCAAAGGCGAAAAAGCGCAAGTACAGCGCATCGATGAGAGCAAAGATCAGGTGACTGTCGAACTGTACGAAGCGACGGTCCCGATTCCGGTGACCGTGCGGGGCGACCAGATCCGCGTGCTCGACAGCGAAGATCGATAA
- a CDS encoding protein translocase SEC61 complex subunit gamma: MNIPKNLSSYIRVLKLASTPSTEEFSQVSLVAGAGIVLVGLLGFIIFVFMTILPGGA; the protein is encoded by the coding sequence ATGAACATCCCGAAGAACCTCTCCTCGTACATTCGTGTGCTCAAACTCGCCAGCACACCATCAACAGAGGAGTTCTCTCAGGTGTCGCTCGTCGCAGGTGCGGGAATCGTGCTTGTCGGGCTCCTCGGGTTCATCATCTTCGTCTTCATGACGATCCTACCAGGTGGTGCCTAA
- the ftsZ gene encoding cell division protein FtsZ, whose amino-acid sequence MDSIIEDAINEAEGEEEDLPRGNGADTDTEADISTSGTMTDDELAGIVSDLQTKITVFGCGGAGSNTVTRMAEEGIHGATLIATNTDAQHLAEQVSADSKILIGRKHTGGRGAGSVPQIGEEAALENKDDITAAMDDSDMVFITAGLGGGTGTGSAPVVAQAAQDVGALTIAVVTIPFTAEGKRRRSNADAGLERLRSVADTVIVIPNDRLLDYAPNLPLQDAFKICDRVLMRSVKGMTELITKPGLVNVDFADVKTIMENGGVAMIGLGESESENKARDSIRSALRSPLLDVEFSNASSALINVVGGPSMSIEEAEGVVEEIYERIDSDARIIWGASVDSEFEQRMETMVVVTGVESPQIYGRSEADREARTRSSAEDSIDYIE is encoded by the coding sequence ATGGACTCGATCATCGAGGACGCGATCAACGAGGCCGAGGGGGAGGAGGAGGATCTCCCACGCGGGAACGGGGCCGACACTGACACCGAGGCCGACATCAGCACGTCCGGAACGATGACCGATGACGAGCTTGCGGGTATTGTCAGCGATCTGCAAACTAAAATTACGGTCTTTGGATGTGGCGGCGCTGGGAGCAACACGGTTACACGGATGGCAGAAGAGGGTATCCACGGAGCGACGCTTATTGCAACCAACACCGACGCTCAACATCTTGCAGAACAGGTATCCGCTGATTCTAAGATTCTCATCGGTCGTAAACACACTGGCGGTCGGGGTGCAGGTTCTGTCCCCCAAATCGGCGAAGAAGCTGCCTTAGAGAACAAAGACGACATCACAGCCGCGATGGACGACTCTGATATGGTGTTTATTACAGCCGGTCTCGGTGGCGGGACGGGAACTGGCTCTGCACCGGTCGTCGCGCAGGCGGCCCAAGATGTCGGTGCACTCACCATCGCTGTCGTCACCATCCCATTTACTGCTGAAGGGAAACGACGACGGTCGAACGCCGACGCAGGGTTAGAACGACTACGATCGGTCGCAGATACGGTAATCGTCATCCCGAACGATCGATTGCTCGATTACGCGCCGAATCTTCCGCTGCAGGACGCATTCAAAATCTGCGATCGTGTGTTGATGCGCTCGGTGAAGGGAATGACAGAACTCATCACCAAACCCGGTCTCGTGAACGTCGACTTCGCCGACGTGAAAACGATCATGGAGAACGGGGGGGTTGCGATGATCGGTCTCGGCGAGTCCGAATCTGAGAACAAAGCACGGGACTCTATCCGGTCTGCGCTTCGTTCGCCGCTGCTTGATGTCGAATTTTCGAACGCCAGTAGCGCGCTTATCAACGTGGTTGGCGGCCCCAGTATGAGTATCGAGGAAGCAGAAGGAGTCGTCGAAGAAATCTACGAGCGCATCGATAGCGACGCCCGAATCATTTGGGGAGCGTCCGTTGATTCAGAGTTCGAGCAACGGATGGAAACAATGGTCGTCGTCACTGGTGTCGAGTCGCCCCAAATCTACGGACGCAGCGAAGCAGACCGTGAAGCACGCACACGATCGTCCGCTGAAGACTCGATCGACTACATCGAATGA
- a CDS encoding D-aminoacyl-tRNA deacylase yields MIGIVVSRADSASLHICEQLLALADWEEHETQSDVDGDSTVYRLEDVELRIFDELHLHLDAVDEVFCDPSLIVFASRHAGETGALLTAHPTGNFGPAEFGGHDHDLARAAPNAQAKALTALTEHAPAGYDVGLEGTHHGPTTLDTPSLFVELGSDESQWNDPDGARAVAQAILDLRGVDPERERTVVGFGGGHYVPRFERVVRDTDWAVGHVAVDWALDAMGDPTENANRAVLEQAFEQSSAEYALIDGTAPALERTVESLGYPIVSETWMKETTGVPLELVKQLERDVMAIENGLRFGDSARQLWTENDDQDPHTSYSQLDLPSGLLAEVNGIDHERILSTIRSYSIAVTTVEGGTKLGKTVVLPESVDRNDLMEEFITVLDTKYDDVERDGDQIVAHRTAFSPTLAREQGVPEGPAFGRLSDGQTVEIDNTTVTPGDVRERQTYMFSSI; encoded by the coding sequence GTGATCGGCATCGTCGTTAGCCGCGCTGACAGCGCTTCGCTCCACATCTGCGAGCAGCTTCTTGCCCTCGCAGACTGGGAAGAGCACGAGACACAGTCCGACGTCGACGGAGACAGTACCGTCTACCGGCTCGAAGACGTCGAACTCCGGATCTTCGATGAGCTTCATCTTCATCTGGATGCTGTCGATGAGGTGTTCTGCGATCCCTCGTTGATCGTGTTCGCTTCGCGCCACGCTGGTGAAACGGGAGCGCTACTGACGGCCCATCCAACGGGGAATTTTGGTCCGGCAGAGTTCGGCGGCCACGACCACGATCTGGCCCGGGCCGCGCCAAACGCGCAAGCAAAAGCACTCACGGCGCTCACAGAACACGCCCCAGCCGGGTACGACGTCGGATTAGAAGGAACCCACCACGGTCCAACAACACTCGATACGCCGTCTCTGTTCGTCGAATTGGGGAGCGACGAATCACAGTGGAATGATCCAGATGGCGCACGCGCGGTCGCACAAGCTATTCTCGATCTACGCGGCGTCGACCCCGAGCGCGAACGGACGGTCGTCGGGTTCGGTGGCGGGCACTACGTCCCGCGATTCGAACGCGTCGTTCGTGACACCGACTGGGCGGTCGGCCACGTCGCTGTTGACTGGGCGCTCGATGCGATGGGTGATCCGACCGAGAACGCAAACCGAGCTGTTCTCGAGCAGGCGTTCGAACAGAGTAGCGCCGAATACGCGCTCATCGACGGCACTGCTCCTGCTCTCGAACGAACCGTCGAATCGCTTGGCTACCCGATCGTCAGCGAAACGTGGATGAAAGAAACGACAGGCGTTCCGCTCGAACTCGTAAAACAACTCGAACGAGACGTGATGGCGATCGAAAACGGACTCCGGTTCGGCGACAGCGCACGACAGTTGTGGACTGAAAACGACGACCAAGATCCACACACATCATACTCACAGCTCGATCTTCCGTCGGGTCTTCTCGCAGAGGTGAACGGCATCGACCACGAACGGATACTATCGACCATCCGCTCGTATTCAATAGCTGTCACGACCGTCGAAGGTGGGACGAAGCTCGGCAAAACGGTCGTTCTCCCGGAATCGGTAGACCGAAACGATCTTATGGAAGAGTTTATTACAGTTCTCGATACGAAGTACGACGATGTCGAACGTGACGGTGATCAGATTGTCGCACACAGGACGGCGTTTTCACCCACACTAGCCCGAGAACAAGGCGTTCCTGAAGGGCCGGCGTTCGGTCGGCTCTCAGATGGCCAGACTGTCGAAATCGATAACACGACCGTGACACCGGGCGACGTTCGAGAACGACAGACATACATGTTTTCATCCATATGA
- a CDS encoding shikimate dehydrogenase, protein MNVFGLLGNPVGHSLSPPMHESAYDALGMDARYVTFEPHPDDLERALTGARALGIVGLNVTIPFKQDVLSFVDPDPLAGRIGAVNTIDIAEGIGYNTDAEGAVRALRSHDVALSGTAVVVGAGGAGRAVAFGLADEGMTVRIANRTVERANELAQDVPNASSHGLDSLSEIVAEADVLVNATSVGMDEDISPVPATALHADCAVLDAVYTPIETRLLRDAQRAGATTVDGGWMLLYQGAVAFEHWTGRDAPIDSMNNALRDRL, encoded by the coding sequence ATGAACGTATTTGGACTACTCGGCAATCCTGTCGGCCATTCGCTATCGCCACCGATGCACGAGAGTGCGTACGACGCGCTCGGTATGGATGCCCGTTACGTCACGTTCGAACCCCACCCCGACGATCTCGAACGGGCGCTGACCGGTGCTCGGGCGCTCGGAATCGTCGGTCTCAACGTAACGATTCCGTTCAAACAAGACGTGCTCTCGTTCGTTGATCCGGATCCGCTCGCTGGGCGCATCGGTGCGGTCAACACCATCGACATAGCGGAGGGAATCGGATACAACACCGACGCAGAGGGTGCTGTGAGAGCGTTGCGCTCGCATGATGTGGCGCTATCGGGGACAGCCGTCGTCGTTGGTGCCGGTGGTGCTGGTCGGGCCGTCGCGTTCGGTCTTGCGGACGAAGGGATGACCGTCCGTATCGCCAACCGAACCGTCGAGCGAGCGAACGAACTCGCACAAGACGTCCCAAACGCATCGAGTCACGGACTTGATTCCCTTTCGGAGATCGTTGCGGAGGCAGACGTACTCGTCAATGCAACGAGCGTGGGAATGGATGAGGATATATCCCCAGTACCCGCAACAGCCCTCCATGCGGATTGTGCTGTCCTTGATGCTGTGTATACACCGATCGAAACACGCCTGCTGAGAGACGCACAACGAGCGGGCGCAACGACTGTCGATGGCGGGTGGATGCTCCTCTATCAGGGTGCAGTCGCGTTCGAACACTGGACTGGCCGCGACGCCCCGATCGATTCCATGAACAACGCGCTCCGTGATCGACTGTAG
- a CDS encoding helix-hairpin-helix domain-containing protein has translation MNLLDKIKSVLGMGKPESESTEGTIKTSDEHDVTPSHEADTNGAADVTAESSGGRETTAETDVSTEADADPSGNTEPDSGDDDGDDDDDGDSDGDDGADSTSSDLDSGEEAGTLVDTDAGVEPAEATGNADTETGPAAEPAEAAGPVSDSGTGDGSGTGPATGIEQTEDESEPETETESVSGSEPDNASDENEPTETAVEEANAEGADDSEGADTGAASADDVDADSDTESTEDVGTQESVNVIKGVGPTYAETLAEAGIETVADLAVADSEDLAAETDISSKRIDRWVGRAQHR, from the coding sequence ATGAACCTACTCGATAAGATCAAGTCAGTTCTTGGAATGGGGAAGCCGGAGTCAGAATCGACAGAGGGTACCATCAAGACGTCAGATGAACACGATGTTACTCCATCACACGAAGCTGACACCAACGGTGCTGCAGACGTCACTGCCGAATCCAGTGGCGGTCGTGAGACAACTGCTGAAACCGATGTCAGTACAGAGGCGGATGCCGATCCGAGCGGAAACACCGAACCCGACTCCGGTGACGATGATGGTGATGACGATGACGATGGTGACAGTGACGGTGATGATGGAGCTGATTCGACAAGCTCCGATTTGGACAGTGGTGAGGAGGCGGGAACGCTGGTCGATACGGATGCCGGTGTCGAACCTGCCGAAGCGACGGGGAACGCCGACACGGAGACAGGTCCGGCGGCAGAACCCGCGGAAGCAGCGGGTCCCGTCTCCGATTCCGGCACTGGTGATGGGTCGGGAACCGGGCCAGCCACCGGGATAGAACAGACAGAAGACGAATCAGAACCGGAGACGGAGACGGAGTCTGTGTCTGGGAGTGAACCGGATAACGCATCTGACGAAAACGAACCAACGGAAACAGCTGTGGAGGAAGCAAATGCAGAAGGAGCGGATGATTCCGAAGGAGCGGATACCGGAGCTGCGTCGGCTGACGATGTGGATGCGGATTCAGATACCGAATCGACCGAGGATGTCGGGACGCAGGAGTCAGTGAACGTCATCAAAGGAGTCGGACCGACGTACGCCGAGACGCTTGCAGAAGCGGGCATCGAAACGGTCGCTGATCTTGCTGTTGCTGATTCTGAGGATCTTGCGGCGGAGACCGATATCTCTTCGAAGCGTATCGATCGTTGGGTCGGACGTGCACAGCACCGGTGA
- a CDS encoding aminotransferase class IV, producing MQYHVNGRLVSAEDASVSVLDRGFRYGDAAFETLRAYGGAVFAWSAHRDRLERTCETLGMADAVPDDLALRIAETLDANDLEDAYVRVSITRGIQPGKLTPRTTVDPTVVVVVDSLPRGGRNGQSVWDDHATVQTVTTRRIPDSAIPVSAKTHNYLNGILARLELRRATTESYHPDEALLRDTDGYIAEGATSNLCFVDNGTLKTPQRGTILPGITREIVLDLAADESFPVETGRYTLDDIRSADEAFLTNTTWELRPVETVDGLDIGGGPITTLLSRLFDDLVEQYYSE from the coding sequence ATGCAGTATCACGTAAATGGTCGGCTCGTCTCCGCCGAAGATGCGTCGGTAAGCGTGCTCGATCGAGGCTTTCGCTACGGTGACGCGGCGTTTGAGACGCTGCGAGCGTACGGTGGTGCGGTGTTCGCGTGGAGTGCTCACCGGGATCGACTCGAACGCACCTGTGAAACGCTCGGGATGGCTGATGCGGTTCCCGACGATCTCGCGCTCCGAATCGCAGAGACCCTCGATGCAAACGATCTCGAAGATGCCTACGTCCGCGTTTCTATCACCCGCGGTATCCAGCCGGGGAAACTGACGCCACGAACGACTGTCGATCCGACGGTCGTTGTTGTCGTCGACAGCCTCCCGCGCGGCGGACGAAACGGCCAGTCCGTCTGGGACGATCACGCAACCGTTCAGACCGTTACAACCCGTCGGATTCCCGACAGTGCAATCCCTGTCTCGGCGAAGACGCATAACTACCTGAACGGTATTCTCGCTCGACTCGAACTCCGGCGCGCGACGACAGAGTCCTACCATCCTGACGAAGCTCTGCTTCGAGACACGGACGGCTATATCGCAGAAGGCGCAACGAGCAATCTCTGTTTCGTCGACAACGGCACGCTCAAAACGCCACAGCGAGGAACGATCCTTCCCGGTATCACACGCGAGATCGTCCTCGATCTCGCTGCCGACGAATCGTTTCCTGTCGAGACCGGTCGGTACACTCTCGATGACATCCGCTCTGCTGATGAAGCGTTTCTCACTAATACGACGTGGGAACTCCGGCCGGTCGAAACCGTCGACGGACTCGATATTGGTGGGGGACCGATTACGACGCTTCTCTCGCGACTGTTCGATGACCTCGTCGAACAGTACTACTCGGAGTGA
- a CDS encoding trans-acting enoyl reductase family protein gives MDTLLVYGSYGYTGRLVVERAIEQGIEPVLAGRDTAKLEAQATEWGLDCRVFGLEHSDIVAQHIAEFDVVLNCAGPFVHTHEPIVEACLSRGTHYLDITGEIEVFEAIASRSERAEEAGVTLLPGVGFDVVPSDCLASHLGNALPEATHLALGFDSLGAPSPGTALTMVEGLEAGGAVREDGKIRRTPPGWKSRSIDFGHRERTAVTIPWGDVSTADRTTGIPNIEFYMALPPQAIRALRLSQHLGPLLTNSLVKDGLRSFIERAIDGPDAEERQQGESRLWGEVSNGEERLIARLTTPNGYTLTAETAVESARRALDGETPNGYQTPSTAFGTDYVLEFDGVVRQDAREPTHSE, from the coding sequence ATGGATACATTGCTCGTTTACGGTTCATACGGGTACACCGGTCGCCTCGTTGTCGAAAGAGCGATCGAACAGGGGATTGAGCCCGTCCTCGCTGGACGAGATACGGCCAAGCTCGAAGCGCAGGCGACGGAATGGGGACTCGATTGCAGGGTGTTCGGTCTCGAACATTCCGACATCGTAGCGCAACACATAGCGGAATTCGATGTTGTACTCAACTGTGCTGGTCCGTTCGTCCACACACACGAACCAATCGTCGAGGCGTGTCTCTCACGAGGCACACACTATCTCGACATCACTGGGGAGATCGAGGTGTTCGAAGCCATTGCGTCTCGCAGTGAACGGGCAGAGGAGGCAGGAGTGACGCTCCTTCCGGGTGTCGGCTTCGATGTGGTGCCGTCAGATTGTCTCGCATCGCACCTTGGGAATGCACTTCCTGAAGCAACCCACCTCGCACTTGGTTTCGATAGCCTCGGCGCTCCGTCACCTGGAACCGCCCTGACGATGGTCGAGGGACTCGAAGCGGGCGGTGCCGTCCGTGAAGACGGCAAGATACGACGAACACCGCCGGGGTGGAAAAGCCGCTCAATCGACTTCGGTCATCGAGAACGAACCGCAGTGACAATCCCGTGGGGCGACGTTTCGACTGCCGACCGGACGACGGGCATCCCAAATATCGAATTCTACATGGCACTTCCTCCACAGGCCATCCGTGCGCTTCGACTCTCTCAGCACCTCGGACCGCTTCTCACGAACTCACTCGTCAAGGATGGTCTTCGATCGTTCATCGAGAGAGCGATCGATGGACCGGACGCTGAGGAACGTCAGCAGGGAGAGAGCCGTCTGTGGGGTGAAGTCTCAAATGGTGAAGAGCGGCTCATCGCGCGGCTCACGACACCGAACGGGTACACACTCACCGCCGAAACAGCCGTCGAGAGCGCTCGACGAGCACTCGATGGCGAGACGCCGAACGGGTATCAGACGCCATCAACGGCGTTCGGAACCGATTACGTCCTCGAATTCGATGGCGTAGTCAGACAAGACGCCAGAGAACCAACTCACTCCGAGTAG
- a CDS encoding Hsp20/alpha crystallin family protein, with product MLREFGERVESVVLDGLGRSVSRIQEQKPLSVDLLEDDESYIIVFDAPGATSNDVDVRFDDRTVHVRVDRFRDTYEGFDMKLRGRGLSLSGSVSLPEHASVDPESATATLTDSGTLQVTLPKTGSDSADDPIRIETDRTQSKPDHDSDSDSDADSDSDSDSVDSDDSGGASDSSE from the coding sequence ATGCTACGGGAATTCGGTGAACGGGTCGAGAGCGTCGTACTGGACGGTTTGGGGCGATCAGTGAGTCGCATCCAAGAACAAAAACCACTCTCTGTCGATCTCTTGGAGGATGATGAGTCCTATATCATCGTGTTCGATGCGCCCGGAGCGACGAGCAACGATGTTGACGTTCGATTCGATGATCGAACCGTTCACGTCCGTGTCGATCGCTTCCGTGACACCTACGAGGGGTTCGATATGAAGCTTCGTGGCCGCGGGTTGTCACTTTCCGGGTCCGTTTCCCTTCCGGAGCATGCGTCTGTCGACCCAGAATCGGCGACAGCAACGCTCACCGATTCAGGAACCTTACAAGTGACGTTGCCAAAAACCGGTTCCGACTCCGCTGACGACCCGATTCGCATCGAAACCGACCGGACACAGAGCAAACCCGATCACGATTCAGATTCGGATTCAGACGCTGATTCTGACTCTGACTCTGACTCCGTCGATTCAGACGACTCTGGTGGGGCTTCGGATTCGAGCGAATAA